One Nostoc punctiforme PCC 73102 DNA window includes the following coding sequences:
- a CDS encoding murein transglycosylase A, which yields MKKALAGLGKFNKVSAISLPVVLSIFLVRMQSLVHQELSPPECRLKKWDIPVSLTGENQKAPLIQRLPVTCCQGDTSCLDELLYGEIPDKKALLSAIARSLQYLQTANAAAAYQNYPVAGITRDRVFKSLKRFRELVLTTHSATELHQAIEREFVLYQSVGKDTKGSVLFTAYYEPIYAASRVPTPEYRYPVYRLPPDLNSWPKPHPTREDLEGADGLQGAKGKLRGLELFWFRSRLEPYLAQIEGSARLQLPNGTQTAIGYAGNNAYNYTSLGRELANDGKLSLQGMTMPIILDYFQKHPQELNIYIPRDRSFVFFQENHGEPAQGSINVPLTAERSIATDKSLMPPGALALIRASIPFANPTGKLEEHIVSRYVLDQDTGGAIKGAGRVDYFLGTGKLAGDRAGITVSNGQLFYLLLKSKN from the coding sequence ATGAAAAAGGCACTTGCTGGGTTAGGAAAGTTTAACAAAGTTAGCGCTATCAGCTTACCTGTAGTTTTGTCAATTTTCCTGGTGCGGATGCAATCTTTGGTGCATCAAGAACTCAGTCCGCCAGAATGTCGGTTGAAAAAGTGGGATATACCAGTTTCCTTGACTGGTGAAAATCAAAAAGCACCATTAATTCAGAGACTACCAGTTACTTGTTGTCAAGGTGATACATCTTGCTTGGATGAACTTCTTTATGGAGAAATACCAGACAAAAAGGCGCTATTGAGTGCGATCGCTCGGAGTCTCCAATACTTGCAAACGGCTAATGCTGCGGCTGCTTATCAAAACTATCCAGTGGCGGGGATTACACGCGATCGCGTCTTCAAAAGCTTGAAAAGATTCCGCGAACTTGTCTTGACAACTCATTCTGCAACAGAATTACATCAAGCCATCGAGCGAGAATTTGTTCTTTACCAGTCAGTCGGTAAAGACACTAAAGGTTCTGTTTTATTCACCGCCTATTATGAACCGATTTACGCAGCTAGTCGCGTCCCCACACCAGAATATCGCTATCCTGTTTATCGATTACCTCCTGATTTAAACTCCTGGCCTAAACCTCATCCGACACGAGAAGATTTAGAAGGAGCAGATGGTTTACAAGGCGCAAAAGGAAAATTACGAGGATTAGAGTTGTTTTGGTTTCGCTCACGCCTCGAACCATATCTAGCTCAAATTGAAGGTTCAGCACGACTTCAGCTTCCCAATGGGACTCAGACTGCGATCGGCTATGCCGGTAATAATGCTTATAACTACACAAGTCTGGGTCGAGAATTAGCGAATGATGGCAAATTATCGCTACAAGGTATGACTATGCCAATTATTCTCGACTATTTTCAAAAGCATCCCCAAGAATTAAATATCTATATTCCGCGCGATCGCAGTTTTGTTTTTTTTCAAGAAAATCACGGTGAACCAGCTCAAGGTTCGATCAACGTACCCCTAACAGCAGAGCGTTCCATCGCTACAGATAAATCTCTTATGCCTCCTGGTGCTTTAGCGTTGATTCGCGCTTCTATTCCTTTCGCTAATCCTACCGGAAAACTGGAGGAGCATATCGTTAGCCGCTATGTTCTTGACCAAGATACTGGCGGCGCAATTAAAGGTGCAGGTAGGGTAGATTATTTTTTAGGTACTGGT